The following coding sequences are from one Homalodisca vitripennis isolate AUS2020 chromosome 7, UT_GWSS_2.1, whole genome shotgun sequence window:
- the LOC124366509 gene encoding uncharacterized protein LOC124366509, whose protein sequence is MPSSIFIFVLCAVSIGATEHYQYRIINSDVDELIIDYNKNVFNYNGDTIRLNDLNCSYGEVFGYKFNMFRATGGTAKYLSTASRRGDAIAMSTPTSVHLTLRGGLDRLEITYKNSFVSVVFGEIPTGGFTVLVERNSVGFELTLYLNGDSCVPIVDKYWLEYFDGLDIRMEGGGWYSWFSNKILHWLAGNLKKIIEDRFESEFAGFVAKYMREKSFCDILNYIKI, encoded by the coding sequence ATGCCGAGTTCGATCTTTATATTTGTTCTCTGTGCGGTCTCTATCGGGGCAACCGAACACTACCAGTACCGAATTATAAACAGTGATGTCGACGAGTTGATTATTGACTATAATAAAAACGTATTCAATTACAACGGGGATACGATTCGTCTGAACGACTTAAACTGCAGCTACGGCGAAGTGTTCGGGTACAAGTTTAACATGTTCAGAGCCACCGGGGGGACTGCCAAGTATCTGTCCACGGCTAGCAGAAGAGGTGATGCCATCGCCATGAGCACGCCGACCTCCGTCCATCTCACTCTGCGTGGAGGACTGGACCGGCTGGAGATCACTTACAAGAACTCTTTCGTCTCAGTCGTCTTTGGAGAAATTCCTACTGGTGGTTTTACTGTTCTAGTGGAGCGGAATTCGGTCGGTTTTGAACTGACCCTCTACTTGAATGGGGACAGTTGTGTGCCTATCGTGGACAAATATTGGTTGGAGTATTTTGACGGACTCGATATTCGCATGGAGGGCGGCGGGTGGTACAGTTGGTTCTCCAACAAGATTTTACACTGGCTGGCGGGaaatttgaagaagattattgaGGACCGGTTTGAATCAGAGTTCGCAGGATTTGTGGCGAAGTACATGAGAGAAAaatctttttgtgatattttgaattacattaaaatataa